Proteins from one Streptomyces genisteinicus genomic window:
- a CDS encoding Fur family transcriptional regulator — MTTAPTGGNTAPVRGRSTRQRAAVAAALDEVDEFRSAQELHDMLKHRGDSVGLTTVYRTLQSLADAGEVDVLRTSDGESVYRRCSTDDHHHHLVCRMCGKAVEVEGPAVEQWAEAVAAQHGYVNVAHTVEIFGTCAECAAKPA, encoded by the coding sequence GTGACCACGGCGCCAACCGGCGGGAACACCGCCCCGGTGCGAGGACGGTCCACCCGGCAGCGTGCCGCGGTGGCGGCGGCGCTCGACGAGGTGGACGAGTTCCGCAGCGCCCAGGAGCTGCACGACATGCTCAAGCACCGCGGTGACTCGGTCGGCCTGACCACGGTCTACCGCACGCTCCAGTCGCTCGCCGACGCGGGCGAGGTCGACGTGCTGCGCACCAGCGACGGCGAGTCCGTCTACCGGCGCTGCTCCACCGACGACCACCACCATCACCTGGTCTGCCGGATGTGCGGCAAGGCCGTCGAGGTCGAGGGCCCCGCCGTCGAGCAGTGGGCCGAGGCCGTCGCCGCCCAGCACGGCTACGTGAACGTGGCCCACACCGTGGAGATCTTCGGCACCTGCGCGGAGTGCGCCGCGAAGCCCGCCTGA